A single window of Flagellimonas maritima DNA harbors:
- a CDS encoding cell division protein ZapA, whose amino-acid sequence MEEKLKIKLSIADRVYPLTIDPKQEEGLRKAAKNIDNLAKKFEQNYAVRDKQDVLAMCALQFASKIEQGGIDRSENSKAAFERLRALNDLVHSKLGE is encoded by the coding sequence ATGGAGGAAAAGCTCAAAATAAAGCTTTCTATTGCGGATAGGGTATATCCTTTGACCATAGACCCCAAGCAAGAGGAAGGATTGCGTAAAGCGGCTAAGAATATAGACAATCTTGCCAAAAAATTTGAGCAAAATTACGCCGTACGGGACAAACAGGATGTCTTGGCCATGTGCGCACTGCAATTTGCCTCTAAAATTGAGCAAGGCGGAATAGACCGTTCGGAGAATTCCAAAGCAGCATTTGAGCGCTTAAGGGCCTTAAATGATTTGGTACATTCCAAACTTGGCGAATAA